A stretch of the Streptomyces venezuelae genome encodes the following:
- a CDS encoding ABC transporter ATP-binding protein, whose product MTKAIMLSDLRKSFGRVQALDGLHLTVETGEVHGFLGPNGAGKSTTIRVLLGLLRADGGSARLLGKDPWNQAVELHRRLAYVPGDVELWPNLTGGEAIDLLSRLRGSLDKQRRDELIERFDLDPTKKGRTYSKGNRQKVAIVAALASDAELLLLDEPTAGLDPLMEVVFQDVILQAKAAGRTILLSSHILAQVEKLCDRVSIIRQGRVVQTGTLGEMRHLTRTTIEAETSAPVTGLESLPGVHGLRTEGNRVHFAVDGAYLDTVIRRLSQFGLSSLVSHPPTLEELMLRHYGDQLAANGRAAAGDGVR is encoded by the coding sequence ATGACGAAGGCAATCATGTTGTCCGACCTGCGGAAGTCCTTCGGTCGGGTGCAAGCCCTCGACGGGCTCCACCTCACAGTGGAGACGGGCGAGGTACACGGTTTCCTCGGGCCCAACGGGGCCGGCAAATCCACCACCATTCGGGTCCTCCTGGGCCTGCTGCGTGCGGACGGCGGAAGCGCCCGACTGCTCGGCAAGGACCCCTGGAACCAGGCCGTCGAACTCCATCGCCGCCTCGCCTATGTGCCGGGTGACGTGGAGCTCTGGCCCAACCTCACGGGAGGTGAGGCGATCGACCTGCTGTCCCGGCTGCGCGGCAGCCTCGACAAGCAGCGCCGGGACGAGCTGATCGAGCGCTTCGACCTCGATCCCACCAAGAAGGGCCGCACGTATTCCAAGGGCAACCGGCAGAAGGTCGCCATCGTCGCGGCCCTCGCCTCGGACGCCGAACTGCTGCTGCTCGACGAGCCGACCGCCGGCCTCGACCCGCTGATGGAGGTGGTGTTCCAGGACGTCATCCTCCAGGCCAAGGCGGCCGGCCGGACCATCCTGCTCTCCAGCCACATCCTGGCGCAGGTGGAGAAGCTCTGCGACCGCGTCAGCATCATCCGCCAGGGGCGGGTGGTACAGACCGGCACGCTGGGCGAGATGCGCCACCTCACGCGGACGACCATCGAGGCGGAGACCTCGGCACCCGTCACGGGCCTGGAGTCCCTCCCCGGTGTCCACGGCCTGCGCACCGAGGGCAACCGGGTGCACTTCGCCGTCGACGGAGCGTACCTCGACACGGTGATCCGCAGGCTTTCCCAGTTCGGGCTGAGCAGCCTGGTCAGCCACCCGCCGACCCTGGAGGAGCTGATGCTGCGCCACTACGGCGACCAGCTCGCCGCCAACGGCCGGGCCGCCGCCGGGGACGGTGTCCGGTGA
- a CDS encoding GbsR/MarR family transcriptional regulator encodes MSEFVERFASELAEAGMPRMPSRVFSCLMAHDRGVLTSAQLSERLQVSPAAVSGAVGYLVRVGLVSREREPGSRRDRYRVRDNAWFESMAQRDETMLRWIRVLKEGVDAVGGDSAAGRRLSESGEFFAFMMAELSGVLDRWRARQGIGPTGTP; translated from the coding sequence GTGTCGGAGTTTGTCGAACGGTTCGCCTCGGAGCTGGCCGAGGCCGGCATGCCGCGCATGCCGTCCCGGGTGTTCAGCTGCCTGATGGCGCACGACAGGGGCGTTCTGACATCGGCTCAGCTCTCCGAACGGCTCCAGGTGAGCCCGGCCGCCGTGTCGGGAGCCGTCGGGTACCTGGTCCGGGTCGGCCTCGTGAGCCGGGAGCGGGAGCCCGGTTCGCGCCGCGACCGCTACAGGGTGCGCGACAACGCCTGGTTCGAGTCGATGGCGCAGCGGGACGAGACGATGCTCCGCTGGATCCGCGTCCTGAAGGAGGGTGTCGACGCGGTCGGCGGTGACAGTGCGGCCGGCCGACGGCTGTCCGAGAGCGGCGAGTTCTTCGCCTTCATGATGGCGGAGCTGAGCGGCGTCCTGGACCGCTGGCGCGCTCGCCAGGGGATCGGTCCCACCGGAACTCCGTAG
- a CDS encoding cytochrome P450: MSELDVSAIPAQPNVNDPAVYDWYRMMRDEHPVHRDPVTGWWVVYRYADARHVLTHPETFSSEMHRMGFPETGLESLPQMDPPRHTRVRGILSTAFTPHSISEYEELIVRTTNEIIDGFIGKDRIDLVADLAYTVPIAVILEILGLPAEDRHLFYDWARKVMGVTPEEMAQPDFAEAMGRLQQEAITYLREKVRERRNKPGDDMLTRLANAELDGDRLTEDETVNFANVMFAGGHISTTMTIANAVDLFDLNPAAQAEVRANPELIGQAMEEVLRHRPPITTGLRASTRDVELAGVMIPANQHVAASFCSANRDERQFPDPEAFDVHRRSEGRHFGFGFGTHHCIGNALGRLESRLVLKVLFERFQEIQVDRDAVGWALPPQMVGFDSLPVALRAA; the protein is encoded by the coding sequence GTGTCCGAGCTCGACGTGAGTGCGATCCCCGCGCAGCCGAACGTGAACGACCCCGCCGTCTATGACTGGTACCGCATGATGCGGGACGAACACCCCGTGCACCGCGACCCGGTGACGGGCTGGTGGGTGGTCTACCGGTACGCCGACGCCCGGCACGTGCTGACCCACCCCGAGACCTTCTCCTCGGAGATGCACCGGATGGGCTTCCCCGAGACGGGCCTGGAGAGCCTCCCGCAGATGGACCCGCCGCGGCACACCCGCGTACGGGGGATCCTCAGCACGGCCTTCACCCCGCACTCGATCTCCGAGTACGAGGAGCTGATCGTCCGTACGACGAATGAGATCATCGACGGCTTCATCGGCAAGGACCGCATCGACCTGGTGGCCGATCTCGCCTACACCGTGCCGATCGCGGTCATCCTGGAGATCCTCGGTCTCCCGGCCGAGGACCGGCACCTCTTCTACGACTGGGCGCGCAAGGTCATGGGCGTGACACCGGAGGAGATGGCCCAGCCGGACTTCGCGGAGGCAATGGGCCGGCTGCAGCAGGAGGCGATCACCTATCTGCGGGAGAAGGTGCGCGAGCGCCGCAACAAACCGGGGGACGACATGCTCACCCGGCTCGCGAACGCCGAGCTCGACGGCGACCGGCTCACCGAGGACGAGACGGTCAACTTCGCCAACGTCATGTTCGCCGGCGGCCACATCAGCACGACCATGACCATCGCCAACGCCGTAGACCTCTTCGACCTGAACCCGGCGGCCCAGGCCGAGGTCCGCGCCAACCCCGAACTGATCGGACAGGCCATGGAGGAGGTCCTGCGCCACCGCCCGCCCATCACGACCGGGCTGCGCGCCTCGACCCGGGACGTCGAGCTGGCCGGGGTGATGATTCCGGCCAATCAGCACGTGGCAGCCAGCTTCTGCTCGGCGAACCGGGACGAGCGCCAGTTCCCCGACCCGGAGGCGTTCGACGTCCACCGCCGCAGTGAGGGCCGGCACTTCGGCTTCGGCTTCGGCACGCACCACTGCATCGGCAACGCCCTCGGCCGCCTGGAGTCCCGGCTCGTGCTGAAGGTGCTGTTCGAACGCTTCCAGGAGATCCAGGTGGACCGCGATGCCGTCGGGTGGGCACTGCCTCCGCAGATGGTCGGCTTCGACAGCCTGCCGGTTGCCTTGCGCGCCGCCTGA
- a CDS encoding ATP-binding protein gives MRREGAVLLERVHERELLEAGVRRAHRGNGGMVVLEGAAGLGKTSLLRGAREEAADLGFGILHARGCELERDFPWTVVRQLFECFLDGGHHGEGRNPMAGPAALAGGIFDYGQAETRTGPAVEEQLYAALHGLYWLCRNLAERQPLLLVIDDAQWADAASLRFVSYLANRLDDDPILVVLATSPAEEAAHSDLLRTACAAPLAELVTLSELTPDAVRQLTAETLGDTPDESFAEACHTLTGGNPQHLLELLREAERAGIAPVAADVPRIHGLAPGRAAQGVRRRLDRLPDRAIALARAVAVLRGQAEPQHCARVAGLDEDGASEAAGVLRDAGLLASGTPYAFNRPVIRQVVYEGIPARLRNAAHRTAAECLSTDPATAVPAAEHLCRTDPGPDRWAADVLRAASSRLVGQGDPQSAARYLRRAMGELSAHETDASFWAELGAAELRAHEPAAVECLTEALHRRPRPDLERAIRLDLAQALAAAGRPDEAAETLSGHTSAGGSQLWALGAVLHRLFATTQAPCPSGPHVEDRATLCAHAAAEALSRGRPLHRVARLSAAAVADGARLGPHDVELPPASIAAWVLAQCGDPVSAERVLNEVIVAASRAGHLLASATAESLRAMVLLDTGRITEAADAARSLLGRTGAKDLETVHVPLATAVLIHCMIEQNRAGEAADLLARQGLADGLHGGAVYLPVRVARGRLFAALGRTREAVREFLDCRRLAQKGPWRHFCATGGWFVDGVRALALGVGASAARTLAFDEVKRASSLGAAQPLAAALCAYGEIVGGDKGIRRMEQADHLLAELPLPLDRARVLLALGGALRRGGDRLGARQRLTAAAELARGCGAESLENAAHAELRLTGARPAPATSKDAAALTPAEQRVADKASEGLTNKEIAQALFITVKTVEWHLGQAYSKLGIRKRSELARALSPVGAVPAPLRHSA, from the coding sequence ATGCGGCGCGAGGGCGCGGTCCTTCTGGAACGAGTCCACGAAAGAGAACTCCTGGAAGCCGGGGTGCGGCGCGCGCACAGAGGCAACGGCGGAATGGTCGTACTGGAGGGAGCCGCGGGGCTGGGGAAGACCAGCCTGCTCCGAGGCGCCCGGGAGGAAGCAGCCGACCTCGGTTTCGGCATCCTGCACGCCCGCGGCTGCGAACTGGAGCGGGACTTCCCCTGGACGGTGGTGCGCCAGCTCTTCGAGTGCTTCCTCGACGGCGGGCACCACGGCGAGGGCCGGAACCCGATGGCCGGTCCCGCAGCCCTGGCCGGCGGCATCTTCGACTACGGGCAGGCGGAGACCCGCACCGGCCCGGCGGTGGAAGAGCAGCTCTACGCAGCGCTCCACGGCCTGTACTGGCTCTGCCGCAACCTCGCCGAACGGCAACCCCTGCTGCTGGTCATCGACGACGCCCAGTGGGCGGACGCGGCATCACTGCGCTTCGTCAGTTACCTCGCCAACAGGCTCGACGACGACCCGATCCTCGTCGTTCTCGCGACATCACCGGCCGAGGAGGCCGCCCACAGTGACCTGCTGCGGACCGCCTGCGCCGCGCCGCTGGCCGAGCTGGTCACGCTCAGCGAACTGACCCCGGACGCGGTCCGGCAGCTCACCGCCGAGACCCTCGGCGACACCCCTGACGAGTCCTTCGCAGAGGCGTGCCACACTCTGACCGGGGGCAACCCGCAGCACCTCCTCGAACTGCTGAGGGAGGCGGAGCGCGCCGGAATTGCCCCGGTCGCAGCTGACGTCCCGCGGATCCACGGCCTGGCTCCGGGCCGGGCCGCCCAGGGCGTGCGACGGAGGCTCGACCGGCTGCCGGACCGGGCGATCGCCCTTGCCCGGGCCGTCGCCGTACTGCGCGGGCAGGCCGAGCCGCAGCACTGCGCCCGGGTTGCCGGACTGGACGAGGACGGAGCCTCGGAAGCGGCGGGCGTCCTCAGGGATGCGGGCCTGCTGGCTTCGGGCACCCCCTACGCGTTCAACAGACCGGTGATCAGGCAAGTGGTGTACGAGGGGATTCCGGCCCGGCTTCGCAATGCCGCCCACCGGACCGCGGCGGAGTGTCTCAGCACGGACCCGGCCACCGCCGTCCCCGCAGCCGAGCATCTGTGCCGGACCGACCCGGGCCCGGACCGCTGGGCCGCCGACGTACTGCGGGCCGCGTCCAGCCGGCTGGTCGGTCAGGGCGACCCGCAGTCCGCCGCCCGCTACCTCCGCCGGGCCATGGGGGAACTGAGCGCCCACGAGACGGACGCCTCGTTCTGGGCGGAACTCGGTGCGGCCGAACTACGCGCCCACGAGCCCGCGGCGGTCGAGTGTCTGACCGAGGCTCTGCACCGGAGGCCGAGGCCGGACCTGGAACGCGCCATACGCCTCGACCTCGCCCAGGCCCTCGCCGCCGCCGGCCGCCCCGATGAGGCCGCCGAGACGCTCTCCGGTCACACTTCGGCCGGCGGGAGCCAGCTCTGGGCCCTGGGGGCCGTGCTGCACCGGCTGTTCGCCACCACGCAGGCTCCGTGCCCCTCCGGTCCTCACGTCGAGGACCGGGCGACCCTGTGTGCCCACGCCGCCGCGGAGGCCCTGTCCCGGGGCCGGCCGCTGCACCGCGTGGCCCGGCTGTCGGCCGCGGCGGTCGCGGACGGTGCCCGGCTCGGCCCGCACGACGTGGAACTGCCCCCCGCCTCCATCGCCGCCTGGGTGCTCGCCCAGTGCGGTGATCCGGTCAGTGCGGAACGCGTCCTGAACGAGGTCATCGTTGCGGCCTCGCGGGCCGGGCACCTGCTGGCCTCGGCCACCGCGGAAAGCCTGCGGGCCATGGTGCTGCTCGACACCGGACGGATCACCGAGGCCGCGGACGCCGCTCGATCGTTGCTCGGCCGCACCGGCGCGAAGGACCTGGAGACGGTCCACGTACCGCTCGCCACGGCCGTGCTCATCCACTGCATGATCGAGCAGAACCGTGCGGGGGAGGCCGCGGACCTGCTCGCCCGCCAGGGCCTGGCCGACGGCCTGCACGGTGGCGCCGTGTACCTGCCGGTGCGTGTGGCCCGTGGCAGGCTGTTCGCCGCGCTGGGGCGTACGAGGGAGGCGGTCCGCGAATTCCTCGACTGCCGGCGCCTCGCTCAGAAGGGCCCGTGGCGCCATTTCTGTGCCACGGGCGGCTGGTTCGTCGACGGCGTACGGGCGCTCGCACTGGGAGTGGGCGCGTCCGCCGCCCGCACGCTCGCCTTCGACGAGGTGAAACGGGCGAGTTCCCTCGGCGCGGCCCAGCCGCTGGCCGCCGCCCTCTGCGCGTACGGAGAGATCGTCGGAGGCGACAAGGGCATCCGGCGCATGGAGCAGGCCGATCACCTGCTGGCGGAGCTGCCGCTGCCCCTGGACCGGGCCCGTGTCCTGCTCGCCCTCGGGGGCGCGCTGCGCCGCGGCGGTGACCGCTTGGGCGCCCGGCAGCGGCTCACCGCGGCGGCCGAACTGGCCCGCGGCTGCGGAGCGGAGTCCCTGGAGAACGCGGCGCACGCCGAACTGCGACTGACCGGGGCCCGGCCCGCTCCCGCCACGTCCAAAGACGCGGCCGCGCTGACGCCCGCGGAGCAGCGC